In Candidatus Sulfurimonas marisnigri, a single genomic region encodes these proteins:
- a CDS encoding VWA domain-containing protein encodes MSFLSPEYFWLLVLILPLFIKKDFRNISITAFGYILTFVLIVLALSRPVIEQEPIKSKQVLSDVVVAVDLSFSMYAQDIEPSRLVKAKEILKELLMSEYKTRFGVLGFTTNAIVLSPLTQDRELLLHLFNSLEEKFISTKGSSVMPALKLARKMSNSKTMNVVLLTDGADEFGYESEALYAKENSMRVNVFMLGSGIGATLRLENGELLKDELGDIVVSRENSAIKEISDATGGVYTKDFSELLEAIGSQKEKDKESETTIIKNLELFYYFVFLAILTFLVSVTTLKKYVLVVLLLVGVNLHADRYTKLFSEANEFYKNGKYEKALDGYDGVKSPHVEFKSIVYYNMGNTYIRLQEFKKAREAYLKSLTLMYSKEADENLAYIKDVSEKKEMKTGQQKTDKKSSLAKKEKSSKEQKEGGGSNMKVSAAASSGDDDGGKKSESKSKIDLNSGKAKLSSKQYELINKRVVNENQPW; translated from the coding sequence ATGAGTTTTTTATCTCCTGAATATTTTTGGCTTTTGGTACTTATTCTACCTTTGTTTATAAAAAAAGATTTCAGAAACATTAGTATTACTGCATTCGGATATATTTTAACTTTTGTTTTAATAGTTTTAGCTCTCTCTAGGCCAGTTATTGAGCAGGAACCTATTAAGTCAAAGCAGGTGCTTAGTGATGTTGTAGTCGCAGTAGACTTATCTTTTTCTATGTATGCACAAGATATAGAGCCATCAAGACTTGTAAAGGCTAAAGAGATTTTAAAAGAGTTGCTTATGTCGGAGTATAAAACTCGCTTTGGAGTTTTAGGTTTTACCACAAATGCTATTGTTTTATCCCCTTTAACACAGGACAGAGAGCTTCTACTGCATCTTTTTAACTCACTTGAGGAAAAGTTCATCTCTACAAAAGGGAGCAGTGTTATGCCGGCTCTAAAGTTAGCTAGGAAAATGTCAAACTCTAAGACGATGAATGTGGTACTATTAACAGATGGTGCTGATGAGTTTGGTTATGAGAGTGAAGCTTTATATGCAAAAGAGAATTCAATGAGAGTTAATGTGTTTATGCTTGGCTCTGGCATAGGGGCAACATTGCGACTTGAAAATGGGGAACTTTTAAAAGATGAACTTGGAGATATCGTAGTAAGTAGAGAAAATAGCGCTATTAAAGAGATTTCAGATGCAACCGGTGGAGTTTACACCAAAGATTTTAGTGAACTCCTTGAAGCTATTGGTTCACAAAAAGAGAAAGATAAAGAGAGTGAAACAACAATAATTAAAAATTTAGAGCTGTTTTATTACTTTGTATTTTTGGCAATTCTTACATTTTTAGTAAGTGTGACAACTCTTAAGAAGTATGTTTTGGTAGTTTTGCTTCTAGTTGGAGTTAATCTACATGCAGATAGGTACACAAAGCTCTTTAGTGAAGCAAATGAGTTTTATAAAAACGGAAAGTATGAAAAAGCACTAGATGGTTATGATGGTGTAAAATCCCCACATGTAGAGTTTAAATCAATAGTTTATTATAATATGGGCAACACATACATAAGACTTCAAGAGTTTAAAAAAGCAAGAGAGGCATACCTAAAGTCTCTAACACTTATGTATTCTAAAGAAGCAGATGAAAATTTGGCTTATATAAAAGATGTAAGTGAAAAAAAAGAGATGAAAACAGGTCAACAAAAAACAGATAAGAAATCATCTTTGGCAAAAAAAGAGAAGAGCTCAAAAGAGCAAAAAGAGGGTGGTGGCTCAAATATGAAAGTAAGTGCAGCGGCTAGCAGCGGAGATGACGATGGCGGTAAAAAGAGTGAGTCCAAAAGTAAGATTGACTTAAATAGCGGCAAGGCAAAACTAAGCTCAAAGCAGTATGAGCTAATTAATAAAAGGGTAGTAAATGAAAATCAGCCTTGGTAG